The genomic DNA GCGATCTCGATCAACTTCGCGGCTTCGTTCGCGACTGGTTGAATTATGGGGCTCACGGCGATGAGCAGATCGCGGCGGCCCTGCAGGGCGGAGATGCTGACGTCGACGAAGTACTGTCGACAATTCTCAATACGACGATCTGCCGTGCCCTGGCATTTTTCGACTTCGCGCTTGAGACGGGCGAGGTTGAGTCGTTCGAAGCCGCGCGAGGGCTCCTTACCACCGCTGTCGGGCTTGCCGACAACGCTGAGAACGTCCCGCTGTGGTGGATCTCGAACCTCTGCCGTCACCTGATCGACGACTTGTGGCAACACTCACTACACCAGAATTTGCCGACTGAGCCACCCGAGGGTGCGGAGGAAAGATATCCCGACCTGCGGCGGTTGTTTATATCTTCCCTTTACGCCCGCAAGACCTCAGAAGTGGAGCTATGGCCATCGCAGCGCGAAGCCGCCCAGCGCTCCACAGACGTCACGGACGATCTGGTCGTCGCCCTGCCGACCAGCGCGGGCAAAACACGGGTGGCAGAGATTGCCGCGTTAATGACCCTATCCTCCGCACGCCGGGTGCTAATCGTCACACCGCTGCGCGCTCTTTCGGCCCAGACCGAACGAACTTTCAGGAAGACCTTCGCGCCCCTAGGGGTTTGGTGTCTCTTCTCTCTACGGCGCCAGCGGCCTTTCGCCCGGTGATGAAGACGCCCTCCGCACACGGGAGATCATCATTGCGACGCCCGAAAAACTCGACTTCGCGCTGAGAAGCGACCAGACGTTGATTGACGATGTCGGCCTGATCGTCCTCGACGAAGGCCACATGATCGGTCCTAGTGAGCGCGAAATCCGCTATGAGACGCTCGTGCAGCGTCTACTTCGGCGCACGGATGCGGCAGAGCGCCGAATAGTTTGCCTTTCCGCGATCCTGCCAAGCGGCGACGAACTCGACGACCTTACCGCATGGATTCGTTCCGACGAACCCGGGGAGCCTGTGCGTTCCGACTGGCGCCCAACGCGCCAGAGATTCGGCGCGCTTACCTGGCGAGGTAAGGACGCGTTGCTACGGCTCGATCTAGACGACGATGGCCCCTTCCTTGACAAATTCGTCGCGGAAAAACCAGCGCTCGGGAAGGAGAAGAAGCCCTATCCACGCAAGAACTCGCACCTCGCTCTGTTCGCGGCATGGGAGTTCGCGAGCCAGGGCAAGCGCACCTTGATCTTCTCTACCCAAGCAAACTGGGTCGAGAGCTACGGCAAACAAGTCGTGGACCTCTGCAAGCGCGGCTATCTGGACTCGTTGCTGGAAGACGAGGCTCCAATCGCCCGCGCCCTAGAAGTCGGCAAGGAATGGTTGGGCGAGGATCACCCAGCCGTGGCCAGCCTGAAGGTGGGCGTTGCCATTCATCACGGCCGACTGCCGAGCCCGTTCCTACGCGAACTGGAACTGCTTCTATCCGAAGGAGCGCTAAAGGTCATTGTCGCTTCGCCGACGCTCTCGCAGGGCCTCAATCTCAACGCTGCCGTGCTGCTTGTGCCCGCGCTATATCGCGCCTCAGAGAAGATCAAAGGAGAGGAGTTCGCGAACGTGGCCGGCCGCGCCGGACGTGCATTCGTCGATGTCGAGGGGCTGATCGTCCATGTCATGTTCGACAAAATCAAATGGCGAAAGAAAGAATGGAGGGAACTGGTCGCCTCTGCCAAGGCCAGGACGCTTAAAAGCGGCCTTATTCAGATCGTTGCCGAAATCCTTGAGCGTCTATCACGCGAGGGCGTCTTGGATATAGATGACGCCTGGGAATATCTCGCCAACGCCCGCGAGGCTTGGAGGTCACCTGAAGAAGAAGCAGTGGTAGCAGAACGACTGGCAGCCGCAGTGGAATACGACGCTTCCACCGACGATGAAGACGAGACGGATGACGAGGAGGAAACCATCGACGAGGAGCCCCTGTCTCAGCTCGTCGAACGCCTCGACGCCACCGTATTCGGTCTGATCGAAGCCCTAGACGCTGATCGCGCCGATCTACCTAAACTTCTAGACGAGGCGCTCAGGGGGTCACTCTGGGCTCGCCAAATTGCTCGGGAGGACGAGGATGTCGCTTCCCTGCACCGGAAGGTATTCGAAGCACGCGCTGCTCTCATCTGGAAAGCTACCACCCCCCCTACGCGACGCGGGCATTTCGCGATGGGAGTAGGGCTCGAAGCTGGCCTCCTCATTGACGCTATGGCGGACGAGTTGGCCGAACTCATCGACAGGGCAGACAGTGCAGCGTTGAGCGGCGACATCAACGAACTCGCCGATGCTCTCGGCGGACTCGGCGAACGCCTGCTGTTCATGCGGCCTTTCATCCCTGACAAGGCGAACGCGCTGCCGCCGAACTGGAAAGCTATCCTACGTAGTTGGGTGTCCGGGGAAGAAGTCTCCAAGATCGGCCCGCAGAACATGCGGGCGGTCGAAGATGCCTTCACCTATCGGCTAGTCTGGGCGCTAGAAGCCGTCCGCACCCGGCGCATGTCCTTCGGCTGGTCGCCGGATACGGTGGCGGGCGCCGCTGCGGCTGTGGTCGAAACCGGTGTCCCACAGTTCATGATGGCGATGCTGATCCGCGCAGGCCTGCCGTCACGGCGCGCGGCAATGGCGGCCATCGAAGATGCTGAACCAATCTTCGTCACGCCCGCAGAAATGCGGGCCTGGCTTGAATCCGACGAGATTACGGCCAAAACCGACGCAGGCGACTGGCCAACACCCGACACCTCCGCGTTATGGGCCCGCTTCCGAACCGAAGCTCTCAGCGGAGGCATCCAGAAATGGTCCGTCGAACGCTATAAGCGCCTACTCGATACCGAGTCCTCCCCGCCCGCTGGCCTCTATCGAATCCTCACCGACGAAGGCGACGCGCGGACTTGGCTGACAACCCCCGACTACCAGCGGATCGCCGTCTTCAAGAAGCCAGCGGTTGATCCCAAGCCCAGTCTATTCTCGGGACAGTTGCCGGGCAAAACCCGGCTCGTGGATGCTCTACGCGTCGGCCGCGGAAAGTTGCGTTGGCCGACTGCCGACGTCTAAAAGGGAACGGTCAAGATGCTGTATGCCTGGATCGACGAACAGAAGCGCGCACCTGTCGCGAAGGGAGAGTGAATCAACTGCCATGACTGTGGCGACATGCTAACCGCCGTTATGCTTGTCGAGAATGCGCCCCATGGGTGGCATAAGGCGGACGACTGTAATCCCTGGAGTTAGCCAGAAGTTTCTTGGCACCTCGTTTGGAAAGAGCACTTCGATATCTCCTTCCGCGAAATCGCGCAACGCGATTTCGCGGAAGAAGAGCTTCACTGAGTTGACATCCTAGTCCGTAGCAGGACTTATTCCATCAATGGGCTCATTGCAGTACCAGATATCAGTACCTAACTTCTGTTGCCAGGCCCAGACGTTCCGAACCGACGGCGATACTCTTCTGCCCCAAGAGCCATCACCTCAACGTCATGCTCGTTCACCTCGATAGCGTTCTTTACACTAAGCTCCCGCTTTAGGATTGCTAGCTCTGGAATAAACTTCGGCTCAGCCCGTCCATTAAATATCGCAGGAAGAAGCAAATACGCGCGTGACTGCCTGTAAATATTAAGAAAGCGGATCAGGTTGACATCGGTTTCTGCATGCATGGTTTGCATACGTGATGCCATCATGAAGGTCTTGCCTGACGTTTCGCCCTCATCATTAGAAAGCCTAGAAGTGATAAGAACACGGTAATGCGCCGGTTCGTCAACGGATATTCCACGCAGAATCGCCAGGTAAATTTCGTCCTGCTTATCGACCGTTCCTAGACGTTGACGCCAACGTGAAAAAATCTTCCTCGCGGCATCCTCGTGCTTAAACATGAGCGCAATCGCTGGAGGATACGAGGGCCCCCAATGAGTAAAAGCAGTTCCATTCCAACCAGCTTGATCCCAAAGATGAACATCTATAACTGAGCGAACACCCAGATCGCGATGATCACTTGTTAGGGGCGGGGAACCTCGTTTTCCTACCGTCGAGCATCTTTCCTGATCCTCAACCGTGTTTAATAAGCGGCGGATGATTACGGGACGAGACGACTCAAGAGTGAACTCCGATATCGCCATCTGCGTCCAATCACTGAGCTTCGATAGCCCTTCTTTGAATACGCGTTGCCGACTATTGCCGACAATTACGACCATGCTAATGCGATCAAGCACCGCCTCACTGCTGAAGAGATGTTCGATCGTTTTTCGCATATACTCCACGTAGCAAGTGGCAGCAAAAATCTCAGCAGCCAATCCAATCAGCATTTTCTGGATGTCGGCCTGCCGGGCAAATGTAGCTGGTTTGAACCCAGTCGGCCAGCGAACTATCGCCGTCATTTCATCAGTATTGATCGTGTAGTCAGGTGCCAGCACTTCAGAACTATCTTGAAGTGATATAGTGAAGTTCTCTGTATGCGCTACGGCGCCGCTTTCGATTGCGGTTGCAAAAAATGCTTCAACGGATCCTATTACTGCTTCTGCGGCAAGAACTAAGGCATCGGAGCACGGGTGAAAGACTGCCACACGAATGCCCTGAACTCTTGAGACAAGGCACTGCGAGTCTGCCTCGTTAAAGATGACAGGACCATGCTGGTTGCTAGATACCGGTTGGCTAGCAAGCAAAGTAAATAACTCGGCCACCTTCTCTGGCGTCTCTTCTTGCGGTATTGATCCCTCCCGACGAAGTTCGGCTTCATGGCCGAGCGCGTAAATCAGCGAGTTTCGACTCTGTTGCAGACCGAGTCCACCAAGAACGTCAGGTAATCGCACAACGTGTTGAAGTTCTTCCGCTGTGAAATTTAGGATTTGGCTCGCCAGAATAAGATCTAACTCCGTAAGTCGCTTCGCGATACGATCTTTTGATGAGTCGTCGAGCGGAAGCATCGCCGTACAACCTCGAACTAACCGAACAGCTTCGAGAGCGTCTGGAAGATGCCGAAGTTCGACAGCAATCCAAGCGAGGGCCATAACCATGGGTACGATCGAAGCCGAAAGGTCACTGTCCTCCTCGGCTTCGATGAACATCGAAGCCATTGCAAAAATGCATGTAGCCCGCGCAGCCCAGAGCAATCCGGCACTACGATAAGCAAACGTGAGCAGTTGCAGTGCTTCGATCAGAGAATCGGCATATTCTTTTTTAGTGAGTTGACGCGCGGCTTTGCCCAACAAACGAATGATTTCGAAGTTATCTTCGAAATCGAGTTGTTGCGCTCGCTTGAGAAGCACTAACGCCCCCTGAGCCTCACCGGTACGCTCAGAAACAAACGCTGCTACCTCGTCAACCAGTTGGACATAACTACTGTCCTTACCGGCGACGAGCCCGAACACCTCAATCATTTTAGTCAAACGCTCAGCAGAAAACTCACCGAGACCTCTCGCACGCTTGACGACATCCGAGAACTGCGGCCATAGCGAACTCAGTTTTTCAGTATCTTGTTTAAGTATCGCCTGATTGACTTCTATGACGAGTAACGACGACAGGGCCTCCAAGGCATTATTTGGACGTTCTTTATTCTCAGCAATTACCTTTAACCTCTCGGTCAATCTAGATGCTCGCTCTTCAAGCCTAGCCTCTTCGACCGTCAAATGCTGATGAATGACCGAGTTGAATAGCAATTGTACTAGATTACAAAGAAACTCAAGGTTTATGGCGTGATCCGTGTCGCACACCAGATTCGCAAACTCGTCATACCTTTCGTTCAAATACGCGATGTCATCGAACCACCAAAAGGCGGTCCAGATGGACTCGTAGTGCGCTTCCAACTTCTGGCGATAAGTTCCATCTTGTTCAGCGAGTCGAATTGCACGAGCAAACCGACCATCTGTCTCGATTCGTGGGAGCTCTAGATTACGCGACAACTTAGCTGCCACCAGAGATTCCGTAACTCGTTGCATTTTCATCCCAGAAAATGCCTCCGGATTGCCGAGCGTTTTCTCGATGTCTTCAAGTTGCTGTGAGCGGGAGTAATCTGTGGGCCCCATACGCCTTGAGCCTGCAACCTCCTGCCCTACACCAAGGTAATTAAAGGCTAGGTCCTTACGATCATTACTGACGACCTGATCAACAATCCAACTCCGGTCAAGAATAGTGATGGTCACACCGTACTGTTTCGAAAGTTCATCCTCGACGCGGGCGCGATCCTTCGCCCGAGCGAACTGCGCTGTTACACAATAAACTTTCTGATAGCCACGCTGCGTAGCCACAATGCCTGCAACGTCATTGCGAACTTTCTCCGCCCACTTTCTCTTAGCACTGAAAGCGAATGCCCAACGCTCCTGTGCAGCATTTGCGTCCCCCATATACGTGAGAGTAGCAATCTCGTCGGCAATCGGAATAGTTTCTGAATCAGCTTTGCTGTCCCCTCCTCCCTCCGGACCGGTAGCAGGCTTCAAGTTTGGGCAGATCGTGCGTTCGCACAACTTGCGACAAAATATCTCGAAATCATGGGTCTGGTTACGCGATGTAATACTATCGAGGTGGTACTCAAGTGCCGAGGCATCGAGTTGATATGCTGTGCGATCGCTGGTATCCGAGTAAAATTCAGGACGCAGTTCACGCATGAATTTTGATGGCGCTACCCCTTTTACTTGTTCTCTTTCAGCCATTCATTGCCTCTTAAATACGAGTTCCGCCATCGTATACATGCGAAGAAAATGTTCGAATGTCACCATGCACTTCTGCGCCAAGCCTAGACCTCCAGCGCCCCTAAACTAATGTTTCCAGCTCGCTGTAAGCCAAGCGCGACAAGCACCGTCCTGCCTTCGCTAGGTTCACCTGCAAGGCTATGCTACCTGTTCTCTGGATTTTACCCCGATTCATGGTATTCCCTGAATTTAAGTAGAGAAGGCTGAGGCCTGATACGTCTCTAATAAAGCAGCCTCGGCTCCAGTGAGGCCCAGTTTCGACCAATAGCAGCGAAGTGCGAAGGATCACCTGCTGCCCAGAATATGGAAAAAACGTCGACCAAAAGATTGAAGTTTACGCTTCCGCGTCGACTTTGAAAATTATCGCAGAGCTTCAATCTAAGAATTTGATTAGAAAAAGTTGATATGTCACAGAAACGCAGGTAAAAAACTTATCTCGGCTGAGACAATCAAATAATTTTGTAGGAGTAAGGGCAATATGGGGACTCCAGAAAACTACCACCTTAAGGGCTATGTAGACCACTCACTACCAGGTCAAATCGAGACGTTACATAAGGCGACGTTTTCTAGCAAAGAGGAAGTACTTACATCCAGCACGCTCTCACCTGAAGATGTTTTCATTTTAGTCGAAAGACTCCACTGGGCTTCAATTAGTGGCAATATAACTCATCATCTTGAAGAAGGTGCATCTAAAGTAATACTAAAATATCCATTTTCGCAATTCTGGGAAATAATCACTGACTCATTCGCTATCGCCCAGTACTCTAATGAGTACGGAATTGCGTTCCAACATGATTTAAAATCAAAGCTAAAGCTGGAGAGCCTTAACTTTCCCCACTTCATTCGAATTATACTTTCAGCACATTCGATCGGCGAGGAATTTGATAGCATAAGTATTCCCCCTCACAATGCTGATATTGGGCATTTCGAGTGTCGAGCGGATATAATTTCTCATGCAGCTTATATAGAGGGTATGCTTTACAAGATAATAACTGACAGCAAAAAAACCACATATAATCTTGCTGATAAAATGACATATAATAGAAAAATAGATTTTTGCGAAAAGGAGAAACTACTAAGCAATGAGCTTCTTTCAATTGTCAAATTGCTGAAAGATTTGAGAAATCAAGCTGCGCATCAGTTTTCGTTTGAGAAATGCGGCCCAACAGGAAACTATCTTAAAATTAACCCCGTCAGCGATAAGTTATTAGAGGAGATAAAGAGTTTTGTATGCGCCTGCGAAAAGCGGTACTCTTTGAAGGAAGGGAGGATAAATCGCTTTGACAATGTTTTTCGAATGCTTGCAGGAGAGTTAAATGCCAAGGCCAATTTGGCCCAAATGATAACCTTAGGAAAACAATACCCAGCCGAGCTATCGAGTTACTTCTACGGATAACAGAATTTTATAAAACTTCAACTTCTAGAATGAGGGTTCGGTCTTTGTATCTGCTATGCATTAACCTCCTCCTTCTTGACTTTATTAATAAGATTGATGAGCTGAGAACCGAAGTTGCCTATAAGCTCTTCAATGATATCAATGGCGTTCTGATCGACAGAATAAACAGCAAATCGGTTGTTGAGTTAATGTAAATATCTACCCATCAGTATATTGAGGAAATAACAGCAGAAAAAATTTCTGTTGTTAAAATTGGCGTAAGCTCTATGAGAATGCATATCGATGGGAGTATTGGAGCGCTCAATGTACGGATCAGCATCCGATCGGCGTAAAGGTGATGGAGCTGAAATTCCAGCTTCGTTTCCCGTGTACAGTGAAATGGAAGTTCTATTTAAACAACCATTGGGTAGTTCCATTAACCTTAATAAGTTTAGCGTAGATATTACGACTTGGTACGAGTAAACCTGGCCTGCACCTCACAGGCCAGACGTTTGCGCTCAGTGTTAATACTGCTCAATGTCAAAGGAGACGCCCTGGCGAGGGTTACCGTTCATGGTGATAATGCTCAGCAATGCACGATCGCCTGAGAGGGCCGAGAATTTTTGTCTCAGGTGGCGCCTCAGCGGGTCGCTTGCCGTCGTCAGCACTAACCCAAGCCCCTTCTCCTGCATCGTCAGCATCCTGAAAATATCCGTCATAGCCACCCGGTTCATATCATCCAGGTGAGCGACAGGCTCATCAAGAAAGAAGGTGCCGCCCAGGGTCCTTGCTCTGGCAAGATATAGGGACAGTGCAAGATCCTGCCGCTGCCCCTGGCTGAAATAATCCTGCGTAATAAGTTCATCATCCGCTTTTTCACCTGTCAGTGCCCTCCATCTCAGCTTGCCGTCTTTTGCCACTTTCAGTCCGTCGTAAACTTCATTGGCATGCATTCGTGAAAACATCTCCGAAGCAGGTTCGATGAGATTCTTAAGACTGAGGCTGGTCAGACGTTCGATTTCGGATGCTAGCTCATCACGGGCCTGCTCACCTTCCCGCTTTCTGCGTGTGTGTTCATCTATCCTGCGCTCAAGCGTCTCAATGCTGGTGCGAAGCGTTCCCGCGCGTGAAATAGTCCTGTGCAGATCCACGGCCGTCTGAGCCAGTGCATATAGCGTCTCCAAATGATTCAGGCGGTTCTGCATGCTTGCATGTGCCTCTTCACACTGGAGCAGATTCGCTTTTGTCAGGTCTGCAGCACTGACTTTTCTCCACTGAGTCTGGATGAACTGAAGGTCAGCAAGGACAGCAACAAGCTGCGCTTCTGCAGCCGTTATTTGTTGCAGGCTATTAGAGACGTCTTCCCCGGTCTGCTTCAGCCCCATTTCGGATACCTGCTGCGCCAGCCGCGCCGTCTTGAGGGCAATGTCAGTATCATCCTTCATCTTCGCCAGCGAAGACTGCACAGACTGGCACCGGTCGTAGACAGATAATTCGACCACTGCGTCTGTATCCGTCTTTAGAAATGCTTCCGCGGCAAGTAGCCTCTCCCTGAACGCTGCATAACGTGCAGACAGGTCCAAGTGAGCGATAAACTGAGATAACTGTTC from Enterobacter ludwigii includes the following:
- a CDS encoding DEAD/DEAH box helicase, whose translation is METTEELSTFLTAATVDGILGRLLYRGAAWSLMRKNGVLPQNAPPLGATIETDLAEHGFALLRGAMALRAQAGASELTGKAFERAANAFEALVRNGDPESPDRGFRRTIAAAAYHLAGFSAVAFSIFNEIEEDLNVSPGEIAIRHLILRDLDQLRGFVRDWLNYGAHGDEQIAAALQGGDADVDEVLSTILNTTICRALAFFDFALETGEVESFEAARGLLTTAVGLADNAENVPLWWISNLCRHLIDDLWQHSLHQNLPTEPPEGAEERYPDLRRLFISSLYARKTSEVELWPSQREAAQRSTDVTDDLVVALPTSAGKTRVAEIAALMTLSSARRVLIVTPLRALSAQTERTFRKTFAPLGVWCLFSLRRQRPFAR